The stretch of DNA TTAAACCACGAACTAATAGTGTGCCCAATAATGTATTGCGACAAATCCAAAGACCCAAAGGCAGCGGTTTAGTTTTAGGCAAGTGAAAGGCACCGGTATTTAATATCACTAAACGTTTAATACGCTCTGGATATCGCGTCGCGTATCCCATACCTATCATGCCACCCCAATCATGAACAACAAGGGTGATATTTTCTTTGATATTTAGGCTATCAAGTAGCGCTTCTAAATCATCAATACGACTTTTTAAAGTATATTCGTACTGCTCATCACCTGGTTTGTCCGAAAGGCCACAACCGATATGATCAGGCACGATACATTGATGGTTTTTACTTAATGAAAGCACTAGGTTACGGTAATAAAAAGACCAACTTGGATTACCATGCACCATCACAACAGGCTCACCTTGACCTTCATTAAGGTAGTGGTATTGCTGTCCGTTACGATCTAAATAATTACGTTTAAAAGGAAATAAAGTTTCTAAATTCATATTAATTACCACTCAAGCCCTAACATCATACAATTAAGGCCACTACCTATGCCTAAGAAACTCACTTTATCACCTGCTTTTAAGAAACCTTGATCATGGGCCATTGCTGCTGTGACCGGCAAAGACACTGTGCCCATATTGCCTAAGGTTTGGTAGGTTGGAAACTCTTTATGGGCCGGAATTTCAAGTGCACTTAATACTTGTTTTTGATTAGCGGAGCCAACTTGGTGACAGATGACTTTGTCTACCTGTTCGCCGAGCCAATTTCGCTGAGATAGAAAATGTTTCCAAGTATCATGGGCGAGCGCGACACCTTCCTTTAGAAGCGGCACGGCGTTAGTGCGCATAAATTCACGATGAAGTTTAAGACCGACTTCTTGCAAGCCCCATTTGCATAAATCATGGTGCTCAGGCGCACTTAAATGGCTTGCTCCGAGTAATTTATGTTGGCGTGTATTTTTAAGAGGTAAGCTTCCATCCGTTAGCAGTACTGCAACTGCACCTGATCCACCGGTTAGTGTTGCTAACGATTGTGAGAAGTTTTGGATGGTTTGATTTTCAAGCATGTTATCAACGGTAATATCGACAATATGGCGTGCTGATTCACAAGAAACCACTAACCCTGCTTTAATTTGCCCAAGTTCAATGCGGTTCGCTACGTCTAACATACCTGATAACACGCCCAAACATGCGTTACTAATGTCGTAAATCGCAGTACTTTTATTAACACCTAACTCAGCCGCAATGCGGCAAGCTGTTGCAGGCTCGTGTTGGTCACGGCAAACACCGGTGTAAACCACCGCACCGATATCATCTACATTGATATCGGTTTCCGCTAAACTTTTTTGTGCCGCTTCTATTGCACCATCTGATAAACGGTGGTCTTTGGGCCACCAACGGCGTTGTTCTATCCCTGTCAGGGCTGCTAATTGGCCCATTGGGATACGTAATTTTTGATATAGCGGCGCGAGGCGTGATTCTAAGTCACGGCTAGAGATAATCTCTGGAGCTAGCTCATAAGCAAAGCTGTTGATAAAAACGCGGGAATATTTCATTAAGCAGTACTGTTTCTCATTATTATTTTTGCAAAGGGGATTAATGGCTCATAAACGCCCAGTTAACCATGCCCATAAATCGAGCGCGTAGATTAACTTAATTCTTTATTTTAACAAAGGACTAAGGCGAAAGAATCGTGGCTTTCGCTAACTTTAATAAAGTTTGTCTACTTTGGGGTTGTTATTTTTTAATATTTACATTAATTGTCAGGTATCAATTATTTACAACTTTAATGGTTTGCCTTTTTTTAGGTAATTGATCCATTGACGGTTACATTGTAGGGCATTCAGTATTGGAATACTTAGTGGTAAAGGCTCTTTGTTAATTTGACTTGCTAATGATTCAGCTAACAATGGTCCTGTATTTAACCCCCTTGAACCCAATCCGGTTAAAATAAATAAGTTTTGATGACTCGGTGCGTCTAAGTTGCATGGTTTTTGATTAAGCGATGCATATTGCTGTTTCGTTTTTTCATAATCGGGTAGGGCACCCATATAAGGAAAGTGGTCTCTTGTTGTGCATCGGATACCGATGTTAGCATCTTGATGGTCAGTTTTAATCTCATCTATCCACCTTTTATCTTTGATACATTTTGCTAACTTATTTTTATTCTCCAGCTGTTCCTTAGGTGAGAATGAATCTTCCATAGTGTGCCTTACAAAGCTAGCACCCATACAATGTTTATTATTATTTAACGGTGTCAGGTAACCTTCGTGGCAGAGCGTCATTTTAAGATGTTGTAATGACGGGTTACTATCAATGTGGGTAACTTGTCCACGGGCCGCCGAAAGAGGTAATGCCTCACATTGTTTAAAATCTAAACTATGCATTGCGGTCGTAAGTACCAGTATGGAGTGAGTTTTGAAGTGATTACCAAAATCACATACCCATTTTCCCTGTTTTTGGTCAAATCCAAGCAACTCATGTTCGTACTTTATGCTCAACGATGTTGAAAGCGTTGCTTTTTCAAATAGTGCGCGAACCATTTGTACCGGACTAAGCCAACCACCTAAGGGGTAAAAAAGAGCAGATTGACCAATGTCGATATTAGCTAACTCATCGGTGCATTGACTATCTACTTTTGTGACTAGTTGCTTTGGTAGCCCCGCACGTATAATTTTGTCTAATTTTTTAGAAGCATGATTATCATAATAAAGTTGCAATAAGCCTGAAAAATCATAATCAAAGGGATGAGTCTTGTTGAGAGCCTCAACGTAATTTCTGGCATATAGAAAACTATTAGCAAATAACTGGCTTAATGGATCGTGTTGCTCATTAAGCAATGGGTATAATGCTCCCTGCTGATTACCTGACGCGCCAATTGCAAGTTGCTTATCTTTACAATATAAGGTGACTTTATAGCCGCGAGCAATTAACGCTAAACTCAAGCAAGCACTACTAATGCCACCACCAATAATTGCAACCTCTTTATCTTCTGTTATCTTTGAATCGCGGAAATGATGTGCGTAGTGTTGATTACGTTTTGGTTTCGTTAAAGTACCAATGAGCATTTCACGCTTTTTACCGTAACCTTTACGTTTAGTCATCTCAAAACCCGCGGATTGTAAGCCTCTTTTAACAAAGCCCGCGGCCGTGAATGTGGCCAGAGTGGCATTGAGTTTGCTACTGTTGGCCATTAGGTTAAAAAGCTGTTCATTCCACATATCAGGATTTTTACTGGGCGCAAAACCATCCAAGTACCAACAATCAAATAACCCTTGCTCATAAATATAAACATTCGGCAAATTTTTATGTACGTCGCCAAACCAAAGATCTAAAGTAATATTAGGCAGGTGTATACGATGACAACCTACTAAGGATAAAGGGTATTGTGCTAATAATGGCGCTATATATGGAGCTAACGTTGGCCACCTCGTTAATGCTTTTTGTAAGTCTGAAAATGTTAATGGGTATTTCTCAAAACTTGTAAAAAAAAGATGTTTGAGAGAACTGTCTGGATTGTCTTTTAAAAACTGGTCAAAATATAAACTGGTTAATAAGAAATTAAGCCCAGTACCAAATCCCGTTTCTGCAATACAAAATGATTCATTGTGCCAATCAAGCCAGCGTTGTGTTAAATGATTACCTTGTAAAAAAACATAACGTGACTCTTCAATACCTTGATCTGTATTGAAATAGAGATCATCAAATAGCGGGGAAAATGGCTCTGACTGATCAGACCAGTGTATTTGTGCATGCATAATTTGATTGTATTTGCTTTCAGACAAGTTATATTCTCCTTTCTATGCGAAACTATTTTGGTTTAAATCAATTGGGGTTGAATGTAACCACTTGATCCCCATTGTATGATTAGTCCCCCAAGCAATAAAGGCTTAATAATGAAAAGAGCAGTAATTACAGGTATTGGTATTGTTTCTAGTATTGGTAACAATCAAGAAGAAGTTCTAGCATCACTTAAAAGTGGTAAATCAGGCATCACTTTCTCTGAGCAGTTCGAAGAGATGAAAATGCGAAGCCACGTTTGGGGTGATCTGAAAATTGAACCTAAAGATCATATCGATCGTAAAATTATGCGTTTCATGGGTGATGCTGCCGCATATACTTACATTGCAATGGAACAAGCAATTGCAGATGCTGGCTTACCTGAAGATCAAGTCTCTAATGAGCGAACGGGTATCGTTGCCGGCTCTGGTGGCGGTTCTTCAATTAACCAAGTTGCTGCTGCAGAAATAATGCGCACTAAAGGCGTAAGACGTGTTGGTCCTTACATGGTACCTCGTACGATGGCGAGTACTACATCTGCATGTTTAGCGACACCGTTTAAAATTAAAGGTATTAACTATTCAATGAGCAGTGCTTGTGCAACTAGTGCACATTGTATTGGTCATGCATGGGAACAAATTCAACTTGGAAAACAAGATATTGTTTTTGCTGGTGGCGGTGAAGAGCTAGACTGGACAATGGCTTGTGAATTTGACGCAATGGGTGCTTTATCAAGTAAATACAACGAAACGCCTGAGTTGGCTTCACGTACTTATGATGCTAACCGCGATGGTTTTGTTATCTCTGGTGGTGGCGGTATTGTTGTTGTTGAAGAGCTTGAACATGCATTAGCACGTGGCGCAAAAATCTATGCTGAAATCGTAGGTTACGGCGCAACATCTGATGGCTTTGACATGGTAGCGCCATCTGGTGAAGGTGCGGTTCGTTGTATGAAACAGGCACTAGCAACTGTTGAAGGTGATGTTGATTATCTAAATACTCACGGTACATCAACACCTGTTGGCGATACTAAAGAACTTGGTGCTATTAACGAAGTGTTTGCAGATAAAGCGCCAAAAATTAGTGCAACTAAATCGCAAACTGGCCACGCGCTAGGTGCTGCAGGTGTTCACGAAGCAATTTACAGCATGTTAATGATGGAAAATGACTTTATTTCTCCTTCCATCAATATCTCAGAAATTGATGACTTAGCCGCGGAACTCCCTATTGTTGCAAACCAAGCACAAGACACTAAATTAAACATTGTCATGTCTAATAGTTTTGGTTTTGGTGGAACAAACGCCACTTTGGTGTTTAAGCGTTTTACTAAATAAAGCACGCTATTTCAGATACTCTTATCTGATAATAATGCATTTTTAAGGAGCTTCATGCTCCTTTTTTATTTTCAAGAATGAGAAATTAAAGCAACATGAAACTCTACATAGATGAAAATATCCCCTATGCAAAGCAGTTCTTTAGCGCATTTGGTGAGCTACATTTATTTTCTGGCAGAACCGTCACTGCTGAGCAACTAAGAGATGCTGATATTTTACTAGTTCGCTCGATTACAAAAGTCGACGAAAATCTGTTACACCTAAATAAGCACTTAAAGTTTGTTGGTACGGCAACCATTGGCACTGATCACATTGATAAAGATTATTTATCGCGTCGTCATATCGCATTTTCTAGTGCACCAGGTTGCAATAAAATTTCTGTTGCTGAATATATTCTAAGTTGTTTATTGGTGTTAGCTGAAAAATTTCAGTGCCAGTTGGCTGAAAAAAGCGTTGCGATTGTAGGTGCAGGAAATACAGGAAGTGCAGTCTATGAACGATTAACGGCGCTAGGCATGCGCTGTAAACTGTATGATCCTCCCTTACAACTAAGTAACGATAAACGTGAATTTTGTGATTTTGATGATGTTTTAAAATCCGATATTATTAGTTTGCATGTACCCAAAATAATGGATGGTGACTTCCCTACTTTCCATATGTTTGATGAGCAAACACTGCAAAAACTAAGTGATAATCAAATACTCATCAACGCTTCGAGAGGCGAGGTAATCGATAACCAAGCATTACTTGCTATTGCGAAACAGGGAAAATGCCCAACATTAGTGTTAGATGTTTGGGAAAATGAACCGAATATAGAGAAAGCACTGATACCTTTTGTTGAAATTGCAACGCCCCACATCGCAGGTTATAGCTTAGATGGTAAGGCCCGAGGTACAGAAATGTTATATCAAGCATTGTGTAAGTTATTATCTTGCAACATTGAGCATGAAGCGTCGCATTTTGTGGTACAACCTGCGATAACTAATGTCAGTATCACAAAACCTATAAGTCAGCCGATTCTGAAATGTTTGATGCACCTTATTTTTGATGTGCGTCGCGACGATGCACTATTTCGACAAATGATTGATCAAGATGATGGTTTTGATATCATGCGCAAAAATTACAGTGAAAGGCGAGAGCTATCGACATTGACTGTAAACGCGCCAGCTTCACAATCCCAATTATTAAAATCGTTAGGGTTTAATTGTAACGATGTACAAGAGAGATAACATGAAATCAGAATATAATATCGCCATTATCGGCGACTTAAGTGGTTGCGTTGAAGCCACACTTGAAGTGTTAGCAAAGCGTGAATTCCCAATCGGAAAATTATTTCCACTTCATAACGAATCAGAAATAGACGACGATGAAGAGGAAGCTATTCGAAGTGTCATGTTTTCTGGAAAGCCTGTTGATGTTATCGACATTAATGGTTTTGATTGGCAAAGCGTTGATATTGCATTCTTCTTTAGCGATATTGAAACTACAAATGCGTGGGCAAATATCGCCAGTGAGCATTGTGTAGTTATTGATAACAGCGGTGCATTTATGCAGGATGCGCAGGTACCACTTGTACAAATTGATGTTAATGAAGAAGAACTTATTAATTTCAATCAATGTAATAAAATTGCACTACCTAGTAGTGAAACGGCGCAACTTGCATTAGCTATTTCACAGCTGCATCAAGAAGTTGGCTTAGTGAGAGTGAATGTTTCAAGTTATCAGTCAGTTTCCATTGCGGGAAAAGCTGGAGTTACTACCTTAGCGGGTGAAACTGCACGCCTATTAAATGCGAAAGAACTTAAGGGGGATTTGTTTCCTCAGCAAACTGCGTTCAATGTTTTCCCACAAATTGGAGATTTCAATGACGACGGGATTAGCTTTAGCGAATTACGCTTAGTGAATGAAATTCGTCGATTATTAAATGATCCATCAATATTGATCGCTAGCACGCAAGTTGTCGTACCACTTTTTTATGGTTGTGCACAGTCAGTTCATCTGCAAACACATTACCCTGTAGATCTGGATGAAGTGGCGCAATATTTGCATCATAGTGAAGGTGTGCTACTTGCTAAAACAGTATGTGATTATCCGAATATGATCACTGAAGTGGTCAATAGCTGTGAAGTCCAAGTAGGGCGTTTACGTAAAGATCTGTGTGATGCAAGTGGCATCAACATGTGGATTTGTGCTGATAATTATCACTTTGGTGTGGCAACTACTGCTATCAAAGTGGCAGAAAAATTAATTGCTAGTTATCTTTAGTTTTTTAAAAGCTTGATTTATAGTGGGCTAGATCTCAATTCTAGCCTTACTTATTCATTTCTTTTACAGATCTAATTGAGCTAGTTTATGATTCAATAAAACTTCTCGTTATACTAATTTCCAAGGAATGAATATGAAGCGTTTTCTTCTCTCTCTTGTCTGCTGTACCCCGTTATTATTTAATCAAAGCATTAGTTTCGCTGTTGATCTCACAGGCCCGAGTGATGAAACATTTCTTTCCTTTGAGCAATATGGACCAGTCAGCCCTGTTGAAACACTTTGGGCAATTTCATCAAAATTAAGACCTGATAATTCTGTTAGTGTGCAACAAACCATGGTTGCGCTTTATAAATCTAATCCTTATGCCTTTTATGAAGGCAATATCAATAAAATCATTCCTGAGTCTATTCTGAAGGTACCTTCATTAGAGTTTGTTGCCCAACAAACCGATCGTGAAGCGATGGCATTGATCAAAAAATATAGTCCAGCTAAAAAAACTGCAGTAACGAAAACTAACCCCACTCCTGTTGTGAATGAGGTTGAGAAAACTGTTGAAACCAAACCAGTTGAACCTGCCTCTGTTAACGTTGATCCTGCTATTATTGCTGAAAATGAACTAAATAAAGAAAAAGCAGCAAGCGCACAGGCTAAACTTAGTGAATTAGAGGCCGAACTAGCATTACTCAATGAACAATTTATTGTTGCAACCGAAGCTACACAAGCACTTAAACTAAAACTACAACCACTAAATGATGAAATCGTATTATTAAATGAACAATTAGAACAAGAAACAGCCGTTCAAGAAAAACTGCAAGCGATTATCGATGATTACCGGACGCAACTTGATGCTATTGAGCCAGCGCCTTTCAGTGGTGAAGGTTTCCTTAATGAAGTATTGAGTACGATCACCTCTTCGCTTACTAACTTACTGATTGTAATAATATCCCCACTGCTATTATTACTTTTAACCTTTGTGGTTATCTCACGTATTCGCACTAAACGAGAGATCGCATTACAAGAACAAGAGTTAGCAGAATCCACTGCAACCTTAATGGAAGAGTCTGGTCAGTTTGATGCTTTATTAACAGACGATTTTGATGCCCAAGAAGAGCCTGAAGTTGATTTTACCGTTGATGATTCAGAAGCACAGAGTGAGCCTGTTGAAACTAATGATGAAGAGTTAACGCTTCCTGTAGAGGAGCCAACGATTGACTTAAGTGATGATGACGCATCTGTTGTAGACCTTACGGAAGACGACGATATTACGACCAGTGAAGATGATCCCTTTGGTATTGGATCACTTACAGAAGATGATGAATTAATTTCATCGGTTGATTTGGATGATGAAGAGTTACAGACCAGTGAAGATGATCCCTTTGGTATTGGTGCCTTAACTGAAGAGGAAGATGAAGTATTTAGTGGTGCTGTAGATTTGGATGAAAGCGAAATAGAGCCAGAAGATGATCCCTTTGGTATTGGCGCGCTCAGTGAAGAAGATGAAAGTGAGACTCAAGAGCCAGCTATTTCTGAAGCTGAACAAGCCGATTTAGATTTAGCGGCTGAATGGGAGTCACAGGTCGCTGCTGAATCAGACAATGATCTGCTAAAGAGCGATGATGTTGTAGATGAGAGTGAATCTATTGAGGATTTAGCTGCAACATCGGAACAAACTACTTTAGATGAACTAGATATTGATTCAGCACTTTCTGAAACTGAATTATCAGATCTCGACAGTCTTGAAGAGGGTGTCTCACTTGATGTTGATGCCATTGTATCTGACATTGATGATGAAATCGCACAAGCTGAAGAAATTGATAAAGAGAGTGAGGTCATTGCAGAGGCTTCTCAGCCTGACGTGTTTGAAGAAGAAACTAGTGATGTACCAAGTGAGGAATTAGCCGAACTTGACCTGTCTGAGCTAGAAAAAGATATTAGTCAGTTAGAGACAGTACCAGAGCAAACGTTAGACCAATTAGCTGAACTCGAAGATGATATCACTGCGCTAGATAGCGACCAAGCAAAAGAAACTGATGTAGCGTCTGATGATGCTGTTACAGACTTGCAAGATGTTCTTCCCGCTGATGACACTGAAAATGAAGAAATGTTAGCAGAGCTAGATTTAGCCGATCTTGAAAATAGCTTGTCATCAACAGAATTGGAGAAAGATTCGACATTCGATTTAAGTGAAGACGATGCCAATGAAGATGTGTTACCTGATCTCGACGGGCTAGCAGATTTAGATTTAACCGATTTAGAACAAGACCTTGATGAATCAGATGCACAAGCTTTGATATCAGAAGAGGAGAAAAATGATGCTGACAACACAGAGGTTGTTGATGAAAATGACCTTTTGGCACAACAAATTAGTGACGTTGCATTTAATAATGATGTGCCACTTCCAAAAGTGGGTGATGCAGATCAGGATGACTTTATCGATATTGAAACTTTACTTGAGGGTAGCGGTAGCACAGATAGTGATGAACCATATTCAGAACTGAATCTAGAACTCGGCTTAGAGGAGTTTCCTGATGTAGTTGATCTACAAAGTAGTGTTGATATTGATGATGATGAAAATGGCATTGGTGCGCAATTAGATTTAGCTCGTGCTTATCTTGAAATTGATGATAAGGCCGGTGCCAAAGAGATCCTTCAATCTGTGTTAGAGGGAAGTAATGGTAAACAGCGTGATGAAATCAATAAATTG from Psychromonas sp. psych-6C06 encodes:
- a CDS encoding 4-phosphoerythronate dehydrogenase, which produces MKLYIDENIPYAKQFFSAFGELHLFSGRTVTAEQLRDADILLVRSITKVDENLLHLNKHLKFVGTATIGTDHIDKDYLSRRHIAFSSAPGCNKISVAEYILSCLLVLAEKFQCQLAEKSVAIVGAGNTGSAVYERLTALGMRCKLYDPPLQLSNDKREFCDFDDVLKSDIISLHVPKIMDGDFPTFHMFDEQTLQKLSDNQILINASRGEVIDNQALLAIAKQGKCPTLVLDVWENEPNIEKALIPFVEIATPHIAGYSLDGKARGTEMLYQALCKLLSCNIEHEASHFVVQPAITNVSITKPISQPILKCLMHLIFDVRRDDALFRQMIDQDDGFDIMRKNYSERRELSTLTVNAPASQSQLLKSLGFNCNDVQER
- a CDS encoding FimV/HubP family polar landmark protein produces the protein MKRFLLSLVCCTPLLFNQSISFAVDLTGPSDETFLSFEQYGPVSPVETLWAISSKLRPDNSVSVQQTMVALYKSNPYAFYEGNINKIIPESILKVPSLEFVAQQTDREAMALIKKYSPAKKTAVTKTNPTPVVNEVEKTVETKPVEPASVNVDPAIIAENELNKEKAASAQAKLSELEAELALLNEQFIVATEATQALKLKLQPLNDEIVLLNEQLEQETAVQEKLQAIIDDYRTQLDAIEPAPFSGEGFLNEVLSTITSSLTNLLIVIISPLLLLLLTFVVISRIRTKREIALQEQELAESTATLMEESGQFDALLTDDFDAQEEPEVDFTVDDSEAQSEPVETNDEELTLPVEEPTIDLSDDDASVVDLTEDDDITTSEDDPFGIGSLTEDDELISSVDLDDEELQTSEDDPFGIGALTEEEDEVFSGAVDLDESEIEPEDDPFGIGALSEEDESETQEPAISEAEQADLDLAAEWESQVAAESDNDLLKSDDVVDESESIEDLAATSEQTTLDELDIDSALSETELSDLDSLEEGVSLDVDAIVSDIDDEIAQAEEIDKESEVIAEASQPDVFEEETSDVPSEELAELDLSELEKDISQLETVPEQTLDQLAELEDDITALDSDQAKETDVASDDAVTDLQDVLPADDTENEEMLAELDLADLENSLSSTELEKDSTFDLSEDDANEDVLPDLDGLADLDLTDLEQDLDESDAQALISEEEKNDADNTEVVDENDLLAQQISDVAFNNDVPLPKVGDADQDDFIDIETLLEGSGSTDSDEPYSELNLELGLEEFPDVVDLQSSVDIDDDENGIGAQLDLARAYLEIDDKAGAKEILQSVLEGSNGKQRDEINKLLSRLN
- the mnmC gene encoding bifunctional tRNA (5-methylaminomethyl-2-thiouridine)(34)-methyltransferase MnmD/FAD-dependent 5-carboxymethylaminomethyl-2-thiouridine(34) oxidoreductase MnmC — protein: MSESKYNQIMHAQIHWSDQSEPFSPLFDDLYFNTDQGIEESRYVFLQGNHLTQRWLDWHNESFCIAETGFGTGLNFLLTSLYFDQFLKDNPDSSLKHLFFTSFEKYPLTFSDLQKALTRWPTLAPYIAPLLAQYPLSLVGCHRIHLPNITLDLWFGDVHKNLPNVYIYEQGLFDCWYLDGFAPSKNPDMWNEQLFNLMANSSKLNATLATFTAAGFVKRGLQSAGFEMTKRKGYGKKREMLIGTLTKPKRNQHYAHHFRDSKITEDKEVAIIGGGISSACLSLALIARGYKVTLYCKDKQLAIGASGNQQGALYPLLNEQHDPLSQLFANSFLYARNYVEALNKTHPFDYDFSGLLQLYYDNHASKKLDKIIRAGLPKQLVTKVDSQCTDELANIDIGQSALFYPLGGWLSPVQMVRALFEKATLSTSLSIKYEHELLGFDQKQGKWVCDFGNHFKTHSILVLTTAMHSLDFKQCEALPLSAARGQVTHIDSNPSLQHLKMTLCHEGYLTPLNNNKHCMGASFVRHTMEDSFSPKEQLENKNKLAKCIKDKRWIDEIKTDHQDANIGIRCTTRDHFPYMGALPDYEKTKQQYASLNQKPCNLDAPSHQNLFILTGLGSRGLNTGPLLAESLASQINKEPLPLSIPILNALQCNRQWINYLKKGKPLKL
- a CDS encoding 3-oxoacyl-ACP synthase III, with product MKYSRVFINSFAYELAPEIISSRDLESRLAPLYQKLRIPMGQLAALTGIEQRRWWPKDHRLSDGAIEAAQKSLAETDINVDDIGAVVYTGVCRDQHEPATACRIAAELGVNKSTAIYDISNACLGVLSGMLDVANRIELGQIKAGLVVSCESARHIVDITVDNMLENQTIQNFSQSLATLTGGSGAVAVLLTDGSLPLKNTRQHKLLGASHLSAPEHHDLCKWGLQEVGLKLHREFMRTNAVPLLKEGVALAHDTWKHFLSQRNWLGEQVDKVICHQVGSANQKQVLSALEIPAHKEFPTYQTLGNMGTVSLPVTAAMAHDQGFLKAGDKVSFLGIGSGLNCMMLGLEW
- the fabB gene encoding beta-ketoacyl-ACP synthase I, whose protein sequence is MKRAVITGIGIVSSIGNNQEEVLASLKSGKSGITFSEQFEEMKMRSHVWGDLKIEPKDHIDRKIMRFMGDAAAYTYIAMEQAIADAGLPEDQVSNERTGIVAGSGGGSSINQVAAAEIMRTKGVRRVGPYMVPRTMASTTSACLATPFKIKGINYSMSSACATSAHCIGHAWEQIQLGKQDIVFAGGGEELDWTMACEFDAMGALSSKYNETPELASRTYDANRDGFVISGGGGIVVVEELEHALARGAKIYAEIVGYGATSDGFDMVAPSGEGAVRCMKQALATVEGDVDYLNTHGTSTPVGDTKELGAINEVFADKAPKISATKSQTGHALGAAGVHEAIYSMLMMENDFISPSINISEIDDLAAELPIVANQAQDTKLNIVMSNSFGFGGTNATLVFKRFTK
- a CDS encoding alpha/beta fold hydrolase, translated to MNLETLFPFKRNYLDRNGQQYHYLNEGQGEPVVMVHGNPSWSFYYRNLVLSLSKNHQCIVPDHIGCGLSDKPGDEQYEYTLKSRIDDLEALLDSLNIKENITLVVHDWGGMIGMGYATRYPERIKRLVILNTGAFHLPKTKPLPLGLWICRNTLLGTLLVRGLNAFSSAASYVGVKRKPMPKEIRKAYVMPFNSWQNRISTLRFVQDIPLYETDKNYQLVSDISDSLEQFKTVPTLICWGLQDFVFDKHFLDVWKDKMPQAQVHEFADCGHYILEDASDDVIPLVEQFMDANK
- a CDS encoding aspartate-semialdehyde dehydrogenase; amino-acid sequence: MKSEYNIAIIGDLSGCVEATLEVLAKREFPIGKLFPLHNESEIDDDEEEAIRSVMFSGKPVDVIDINGFDWQSVDIAFFFSDIETTNAWANIASEHCVVIDNSGAFMQDAQVPLVQIDVNEEELINFNQCNKIALPSSETAQLALAISQLHQEVGLVRVNVSSYQSVSIAGKAGVTTLAGETARLLNAKELKGDLFPQQTAFNVFPQIGDFNDDGISFSELRLVNEIRRLLNDPSILIASTQVVVPLFYGCAQSVHLQTHYPVDLDEVAQYLHHSEGVLLAKTVCDYPNMITEVVNSCEVQVGRLRKDLCDASGINMWICADNYHFGVATTAIKVAEKLIASYL